The Ischnura elegans chromosome 1, ioIscEleg1.1, whole genome shotgun sequence genome contains a region encoding:
- the LOC124169494 gene encoding WD repeat-containing protein 61, with translation MYSLLSKKANAHEDSIWSCGWGRIKKSKEKDDQNDDGENSRDSMTGEMDIDYIVTGGVDDLVKIWSYNEGRLDMKHKLEGHSLGVVSVAVNTDGTMIASSSLDSSVRLWDALSGERVGNIDVGPVDTWTVTFSPDSRHVVSGSHSGKISLFGVESGRLEQTLDTTGKFTLCIAYSPDGKHIASGAIDGMIHVFDVSSGKVVHTHSNHAMPIRSLCFSPDSRFLLSGSDDGYMKLYNVQLGILVSTLSDHASWVLSVAVSPDNKYFVSSSSDNTVKVWDWNNRACIHTFKEHTDQVWGVKYNPDGNKIVSVSEDRSINIYECPK, from the exons ATG TACTCTTTGCTCAGTAAGAAAGCAAATGCACATGAAGACAGCATCTGGAGTTGTGGTTGGGGCAGAATAAAGAAATCGAAGGAAAAGGATGACCAAAACGACGATGGAGAAAATTCTAG AGATTCCATGACCGGTGAAATGGATATTGACTACATTGTCACTGGCGGAGTGGACGATTTAGTTAAAATATGGTCATACAATGAAGGAAGACTCGATATGAAGCATAAATTGGAAGGCCACTCTCTTGGAGTCGTTTCTGTTGCAGTGAATACGGATGGCACAA TGATTGCTTCTAGTTCTCTTGACTCGAGTGTTCGGCTGTGGGATGCCTTATCTGGTGAAAGAGTTGGGAATATTGATGTTGGACCGGTAGATACCTGGACTGTTACATTTTCGCCTGATTCTCGTCATGTTGTATCAGGATCTCATTCTGGTAAAATAAGTCTATTTGGTGTTGAATCTGGCAGATTGGAACAAACATTGGACACCACTGGAAAATTTACATTATGCATTGCATAT AGTCCTGATGGAAAACATATTGCTAGTGGTGCAATAGATGGAATGATCCATGTATTTGATGTCTCATCAGGAAAAGTTGTCCATACTCACTCAA atcaTGCTATGCCCATTCGATCACTTTGCTTCTCTCCTGATTCTCGCTTCCTTCTAAGTGGCTCAGACGATGGATATATGAAGCTGTATAATGT GCAACTTGGAATCCTTGTGAGTACATTATCAGATCATGCATCATGGGTACTGAGTGTAGCAGTTTCAcctgataataaatattttgtatctaGTAGTTCTGATAACACAGTTAAAGTGTGGGATTGGAATAATAGAGCCTGCATTCACACCTTCAAGGAACACACGGATCag